The Salinibacterium sp. M195 genome includes a window with the following:
- a CDS encoding amidase has protein sequence MSTFDVVEASIAELQVALTAGALTSEQLVTAYLERIERYDRSGPMLNAVVVPNSEALAEARESDARRTAGRLRGPLDGIPYTAKDSYLHRGLTAAAGSPAFAELMAMRDAATIGALRDAGAICLGLTNMPPMANGGMQPGVYGRAESPYNAEFLTAAYGSGSSNGSGTATAASFAAFGLAEETWSSGRAPASNNALCAYTPSRGVISVRGNWPLVPTMDVVVPHTRTMADLLAVLDVIVFDDDDTRGDFWRSQPWVEIPAASSLRPETYLSLLPEAAELPLAGKRFGVPRMYINRDTEAGSGMRGVGGPTGTAIDTRPSILTLFDQARRDLEAAGATVVEVDFPVVSNYEADRAGAPTIATRGLVSPAFLKREIVDLSAWAWEDFLHANGDPNFDTIVGLDGSTIFPTTPGTPHDRYDGFEDDIAVYPTQVRDHPYENFTDIPELEAGVRGLEETRRIDLEEWMRANELDAVAFPAVADVGAADMGTNPATAAAGWRNGVWVANGNLAIRHLGIPTVTVPMGLMDDIRMPVGITFAGAAYSDLDLLRIGVAYEAISRRREEPPLTPRLTS, from the coding sequence ATGAGTACCTTCGATGTCGTTGAAGCGTCGATAGCTGAACTGCAGGTGGCGCTCACGGCAGGAGCCCTCACGAGTGAACAACTCGTCACCGCCTACCTTGAGCGGATCGAGCGCTACGACCGCAGCGGGCCCATGCTCAACGCCGTCGTGGTGCCGAACTCCGAGGCTCTTGCCGAAGCGCGCGAGTCTGATGCGCGCCGGACCGCCGGTCGACTGCGCGGCCCGCTCGACGGCATCCCGTACACGGCCAAAGACAGCTACCTGCATCGCGGGCTCACAGCCGCCGCGGGCAGCCCCGCCTTCGCCGAGCTGATGGCGATGCGGGATGCCGCCACGATCGGTGCCCTACGCGACGCCGGAGCGATCTGCCTCGGTCTCACCAACATGCCCCCGATGGCCAATGGCGGAATGCAGCCCGGAGTCTACGGTCGCGCCGAGAGCCCCTACAACGCCGAGTTCCTCACGGCGGCCTACGGCTCGGGATCGTCGAACGGATCGGGCACCGCAACGGCAGCGAGCTTCGCGGCCTTCGGTCTCGCGGAAGAGACCTGGTCGAGCGGCCGGGCGCCGGCATCCAACAACGCCCTCTGCGCCTACACCCCATCTCGCGGCGTAATCTCGGTGCGCGGCAATTGGCCCCTTGTTCCCACGATGGATGTTGTCGTGCCGCACACCCGCACCATGGCCGACCTGCTCGCCGTGCTCGACGTGATCGTGTTCGACGATGACGATACTCGCGGCGACTTTTGGCGCTCGCAGCCGTGGGTCGAGATTCCGGCGGCGTCTAGCCTGCGGCCGGAGACCTACTTGTCGCTGCTGCCTGAGGCGGCGGAACTGCCGTTGGCGGGCAAACGCTTTGGCGTTCCCCGGATGTACATCAACCGCGATACCGAGGCGGGCTCGGGCATGCGTGGAGTCGGCGGTCCGACAGGAACCGCGATTGACACCCGACCGAGCATCCTGACCCTGTTTGACCAGGCTCGTCGCGACCTCGAAGCCGCAGGCGCAACAGTCGTGGAGGTCGACTTTCCGGTCGTCTCGAACTACGAAGCCGACCGCGCAGGCGCACCCACGATCGCAACCCGCGGTCTGGTGAGCCCCGCATTCTTGAAGCGCGAAATCGTCGACCTCTCCGCGTGGGCATGGGAAGACTTTCTCCACGCCAACGGTGACCCCAACTTCGACACGATCGTCGGCCTCGACGGCAGCACAATCTTCCCGACAACGCCGGGCACTCCGCATGATCGCTACGACGGCTTTGAAGACGACATCGCCGTGTATCCGACGCAGGTGCGCGATCACCCCTACGAGAACTTCACCGACATTCCTGAGCTTGAGGCGGGCGTGCGCGGCCTCGAAGAAACTCGTCGCATCGACCTTGAGGAGTGGATGCGCGCCAACGAGCTCGACGCCGTAGCCTTCCCCGCGGTCGCCGACGTCGGAGCCGCCGATATGGGCACAAACCCGGCCACGGCGGCAGCCGGTTGGCGCAACGGTGTCTGGGTCGCGAACGGCAACCTCGCGATTCGACACCTGGGCATACCGACCGTCACTGTACCTATGGGGCTCATGGACGACATCCGGATGCCCGTGGGAATCACCTTCGCTGGTGCCGCGTACTCCGACCTCGACCTGCTGCGCATCGGTGTTGCGTACGAAGCGATTTCGCGCCGTCGTGAGGAACCGCCGCTCACCCCGCGCCTCACGTCGTAA
- a CDS encoding agmatine/peptidylarginine deiminase, producing MSWRMPSETADHERTWMAFPRVGETLGATDSERELGYAAWAKVANVVAQFEPVSMVVDPTETLRARRMLDSSIELLEAPLDEFWMRDIGPTFVLDDSRPGVLGAVDWIFNGWGAPEWAEWEQSAKIARVVAEAADAELVSSLLVAEGGGLHVDGEGTVLLTDTVQLDPRRNPLADRARVESEMLRTIGATHAVWLPRGLTRDYDDFGTNGHVDIVATIASPGRVLLHAQPNPEHPDHQVMAEIRASLESQRDAAGRAFEIVELPAPAVLRDDHGFVDYSYVNHLVVNGGVIGCGFADDLADARAAAILADAYPGRTVQMVDSREIFARGGGIHCITQQQPKLPGSGENPDGAAAGPQGAIV from the coding sequence ATGAGCTGGAGAATGCCGTCCGAAACTGCCGATCACGAGCGCACCTGGATGGCGTTCCCGCGCGTCGGCGAAACGCTCGGCGCGACCGACTCCGAACGTGAGCTCGGCTACGCCGCCTGGGCTAAAGTCGCGAACGTCGTTGCCCAGTTTGAGCCGGTCTCGATGGTCGTCGACCCGACCGAAACGCTTCGTGCCCGACGGATGCTCGACAGCAGCATTGAGCTGCTCGAAGCACCGCTTGATGAGTTCTGGATGCGCGACATCGGGCCCACGTTCGTGCTCGACGATTCGCGGCCCGGCGTACTTGGCGCGGTCGACTGGATTTTCAACGGTTGGGGCGCCCCCGAGTGGGCGGAGTGGGAGCAGTCGGCCAAGATTGCGCGCGTCGTAGCCGAAGCAGCCGACGCCGAACTTGTGAGCTCCTTGCTCGTTGCGGAGGGCGGTGGCCTACACGTCGATGGCGAAGGAACCGTGCTGCTGACCGATACTGTTCAGCTCGACCCGCGCCGCAATCCGCTCGCTGACCGCGCCCGCGTCGAGAGCGAAATGCTCCGCACCATCGGTGCAACTCACGCGGTGTGGCTGCCGCGCGGCCTCACCCGCGACTACGACGACTTCGGCACCAACGGTCACGTCGATATTGTGGCGACGATCGCGTCACCGGGTCGCGTGCTGCTGCACGCTCAACCCAACCCCGAACATCCGGACCACCAGGTGATGGCCGAGATTCGGGCCAGCCTCGAGAGCCAGCGGGATGCTGCCGGTCGCGCCTTTGAGATCGTCGAACTGCCCGCACCCGCCGTGCTTCGCGACGACCATGGCTTCGTCGACTACAGCTACGTCAATCACCTCGTCGTCAACGGGGGAGTCATCGGGTGTGGCTTCGCCGATGATCTGGCGGATGCTCGAGCCGCCGCCATCCTGGCTGACGCGTATCCCGGCCGCACCGTGCAGATGGTCGACTCCCGCGAAATATTTGCTCGCGGCGGAGGCATTCACTGCATCACCCAGCAGCAGCCGAAACTGCCCGGCAGCGGCGAGAACCCAGACGGTGCTGCCGCCGGACCACAGGGAGCGATCGTATGA
- a CDS encoding TetR/AcrR family transcriptional regulator, translating into MAAGTARRRNATERASEIRDAAATIALTRGLAAISLRNLAAHCGVTSPLIAHYEPNMETLVATTFSAIAEKEIGEVARHAHTPTEPLDQIRALIEAIADPARDNVGEVWTDAWSLGRRNESLAEAARQSMDSWHALAIGIIRAGQDAGQFAPVNPERAALVLFALVDATSAYQLVNFRSRETREALVRETLDDMLDVQLAPKSS; encoded by the coding sequence ATGGCAGCAGGCACAGCTCGACGACGAAACGCTACCGAGCGAGCATCCGAAATTCGTGACGCAGCGGCGACTATCGCCCTTACTCGTGGACTCGCGGCGATCTCGTTGCGCAATCTCGCCGCCCACTGCGGAGTCACCTCACCGCTCATCGCGCACTACGAGCCCAACATGGAGACCCTGGTTGCGACGACGTTCTCCGCGATTGCCGAGAAAGAGATCGGCGAAGTAGCCCGGCACGCCCACACTCCGACCGAACCGCTCGATCAGATCCGGGCTCTCATCGAAGCCATCGCGGACCCGGCGCGCGATAACGTCGGCGAAGTCTGGACCGACGCCTGGAGCCTCGGCCGCCGCAACGAGTCATTAGCCGAAGCCGCACGCCAGTCCATGGACTCGTGGCACGCGCTCGCCATCGGGATCATCCGCGCTGGTCAGGATGCCGGCCAGTTTGCCCCGGTCAACCCGGAGCGCGCAGCCCTCGTGCTCTTCGCCCTCGTGGATGCCACCTCGGCCTACCAACTTGTGAACTTCCGCAGCCGCGAAACGCGCGAAGCTCTCGTGCGGGAGACCTTAGACGACATGCTCGACGTGCAGCTCGCCCCGAAGAGCAGTTAG
- a CDS encoding NAD(P)/FAD-dependent oxidoreductase, protein MHTINRDVIIVGAGATGLTAARALVREGKSVIVLEARDRIGGRLWTNSIDGQMFEIGGQWVSPDQTALIETLAELGLETYERYRDGESVYVSRDGVARRFTGDIFPAGAATEAEITRLISTLDALVAELDLEAPWEHPRATEFDRISYRAWLESQSADAEAIDNIALFVAEAMLTKPAHSFSLLQALLMAASAGSFSNLVDSDFILDKRVIGGLQQVPLLMAEALGADVVRLSQPVRHIEWDAAGATVTSDELTVRAQHVIVAVPPNLYDRIDYVPALPRMRQQMQQHSSLGLVIKVHATYATPFWRAAGLSGTAFSPYQIVHEAYDNTNHGEERGTLVGFVSDESADEMLALNPEERRSRILESLATYYGPEALAPDVYYESDWASEEWTRGAYGASFDLGGLTRYGALQLEPVGPIQFGSSDLAAEGYQHVDGAIRVGRRLAASIIDATKG, encoded by the coding sequence ATGCACACCATCAACCGCGACGTCATCATCGTCGGAGCCGGGGCCACCGGCCTCACCGCAGCACGAGCTCTCGTTCGCGAAGGCAAGAGCGTGATCGTTCTCGAAGCTCGAGACCGCATCGGCGGGCGCCTCTGGACCAACTCCATCGACGGCCAAATGTTTGAGATCGGTGGCCAGTGGGTATCGCCTGACCAAACCGCTCTGATCGAAACCCTCGCCGAGCTCGGCCTCGAGACGTACGAGCGCTACCGCGATGGCGAAAGCGTTTACGTGTCGCGCGATGGTGTGGCTCGCCGCTTTACCGGCGACATTTTTCCGGCGGGAGCTGCGACCGAAGCCGAGATCACACGGCTCATCTCGACGCTGGATGCCCTCGTGGCTGAGCTTGACCTTGAAGCTCCGTGGGAGCATCCGCGGGCCACGGAATTCGACCGCATCTCGTACCGCGCGTGGCTAGAAAGCCAGAGTGCGGATGCCGAAGCGATCGACAACATTGCCCTGTTCGTTGCCGAGGCGATGCTCACCAAACCTGCGCACTCGTTCTCGCTGTTGCAGGCGTTGCTCATGGCGGCCAGCGCAGGCAGCTTCAGTAATCTCGTTGACTCCGACTTCATCCTCGATAAGCGCGTGATCGGCGGGCTTCAGCAGGTTCCGTTGCTGATGGCGGAAGCTCTAGGCGCTGACGTGGTGCGGCTCTCGCAGCCCGTTCGCCACATCGAGTGGGATGCCGCCGGCGCTACGGTCACGAGCGACGAACTTACGGTGCGCGCGCAGCACGTGATCGTTGCCGTGCCGCCGAACCTCTACGACCGCATCGACTACGTTCCTGCCCTGCCGCGCATGCGCCAGCAGATGCAGCAGCACTCCTCGCTTGGCCTCGTGATCAAAGTGCACGCCACCTACGCGACCCCGTTCTGGCGTGCCGCTGGCCTCTCGGGCACGGCCTTTAGCCCGTACCAAATCGTTCACGAGGCTTACGACAACACCAATCACGGCGAGGAGCGCGGCACCCTTGTGGGCTTCGTGTCTGACGAGAGTGCTGACGAAATGCTCGCGCTGAACCCCGAGGAGCGGCGATCCCGCATTCTCGAATCACTCGCAACTTACTACGGCCCGGAAGCGCTCGCGCCGGACGTCTATTACGAAAGTGACTGGGCCTCCGAAGAGTGGACGCGGGGCGCGTACGGCGCAAGCTTCGACCTCGGCGGACTCACTCGCTATGGCGCGCTGCAGCTTGAGCCGGTTGGGCCGATTCAGTTTGGCTCCAGCGACCTCGCGGCGGAAGGCTACCAGCACGTTGACGGCGCCATTCGTGTGGGCCGTCGGCTCGCGGCATCCATTATTGACGCGACGAAGGGCTAG
- a CDS encoding N-acetyltransferase: MREPGFLIRRTDATDWREVRDLRLEMLADTPIGFAEHLEDAQSATEAEWRLRAVRGQNMLSIAVAAITTEGRWVGTMRCYIPDAKTGPLLVGVYVTPDFRGRKVGVTDALLASIEEWAFRYGSTLTLGVHEDNARARVAYENRGFTLTRHTVPYILDKSRRELEMIKQL; encoded by the coding sequence ATGCGCGAGCCAGGGTTCTTGATACGACGAACGGATGCGACCGACTGGCGCGAGGTCCGCGATCTGCGGTTGGAGATGCTCGCCGACACCCCGATTGGTTTCGCGGAACACCTTGAGGATGCACAGAGCGCCACCGAAGCTGAGTGGCGACTCCGGGCTGTGCGCGGACAGAACATGTTGAGCATCGCGGTCGCAGCGATCACGACCGAAGGCCGATGGGTGGGTACGATGCGCTGCTACATTCCTGACGCAAAAACGGGCCCGCTTCTCGTTGGCGTGTACGTCACCCCCGATTTTCGTGGTCGGAAAGTTGGAGTGACGGATGCCCTACTCGCGTCGATCGAAGAGTGGGCTTTCCGCTACGGCAGCACTCTCACGCTCGGCGTGCACGAAGACAACGCTCGCGCTCGCGTTGCCTACGAAAACCGCGGCTTCACCCTCACGCGGCACACGGTTCCCTACATTCTCGACAAGTCTCGACGTGAACTCGAAATGATCAAGCAGCTCTAG
- a CDS encoding isopeptide-forming domain-containing fimbrial protein, giving the protein MIAAIATSALIPVSAMAASVSEITTAWAAGTPASSRVGEVVTAEVRINVNDDQAAPGNADVDNFTATFTTANGKFTEIPDICEVTGVSPLSSISADGFTLLCNLGTQAQGTALAVQVPIQVETRGEVTFDASVDGVTAPQLTHEVVTPFMMDLTLTGPSGIQTRSGDNRIMQFEWTLNWGDGGDVGPATASYVLTVVPTVGTLTNVYACSAFDDVVGSGHPNSGPGSAPERTAPTATCAITPIDASHVRMTLTDIDYSLAQVPTETSGGKSLPVDRIAVASGKFTVNVDSSANGSVAITADTPTYTSTNGETSVDDEDNNVTSKAWLNRGLWISSWNRYATGAGGSPFDDTYRVARGTDVRSSTYFDQALQDYALSDAQNVGLCTIIDSKYADYRNVSIQSAPSGTVPTGNVFRWYVGSTQAALDPSSASYDPGAISNCGQLSGGSWVLTEPTDKSTVQAVNALMPYGSVKNNLTTQMFVGQSIHADTPIGMDVWQFSNYFIGGEGWYPADSNAGVITPVADARYTHTNGYRDILRVVGVTPDLQKSVDSTVLASGAPATFTLAYSANGASAPATVDDYTIVDNLPAGLTYVAGSGSPEPVVTTDSGHQVLTWVLDGVATNAEHTISYQARANDSATPGQRLTNTATATVQSRTSAEASAVVTIAIGGRTIIGKSADQALIPNVAGDGVGSGSWTITLRSEDPTAQTFTDVIDILPYNGDSRGTSITGTYAVTDVNASGDAVYYSTATPGALSDDPGHASNGAAGDASGNTVGWTTTKPSDETSITAVRVIGGELLPGATRSFQIVILTDDVSGGDILVNRAQGRASHTELVMRTSAPTAVSQQYAYDLKKYVMGTDGLWHDAEDTNDADWPMLRPGATAEYKFVVTNTGQGDLADISVTDPLLGVDWDIASLDAGDSVESDVYEYEITDSTPSPLRNEACATAPLPGDSSQAELVQPCDEANITIGGYTVSKTSDPVSGSTLPIGGVIEYTVEVAHVGEADVLASFDDDLSAVMDDATYNGDAAATAGNVAVLGDTLSWDGALTKGDVVRVTYSVTVTGAGDRVLTNVVVPTTDEGTCVAAPDENADCTTTHRVPPETPISTGLAFTGQNLTIGGIAAGLLLLLGVMLVARRPKRESAL; this is encoded by the coding sequence GTGATTGCCGCTATCGCGACAAGCGCCCTGATCCCCGTTTCAGCGATGGCCGCGTCGGTGTCGGAAATAACGACAGCATGGGCCGCGGGCACGCCGGCTTCCTCGCGGGTGGGCGAGGTTGTTACGGCCGAGGTGCGAATCAATGTCAACGATGATCAGGCTGCTCCCGGGAACGCCGACGTCGATAATTTCACGGCGACGTTCACAACGGCGAACGGCAAGTTCACCGAGATTCCGGATATTTGCGAGGTCACAGGGGTCAGCCCCCTCTCGAGCATTTCTGCTGATGGGTTCACGCTGCTGTGCAACCTTGGTACGCAGGCTCAGGGCACCGCGCTAGCGGTGCAAGTTCCCATCCAAGTGGAGACTCGGGGTGAGGTCACCTTTGACGCTTCCGTCGATGGCGTAACGGCACCGCAACTTACGCACGAAGTCGTTACCCCGTTCATGATGGACCTCACTTTGACCGGCCCTTCGGGCATCCAGACTCGAAGCGGTGACAACCGAATCATGCAATTTGAGTGGACGCTCAACTGGGGCGATGGCGGCGATGTGGGGCCAGCGACCGCGAGCTATGTGCTCACGGTTGTGCCTACGGTGGGGACTCTCACCAACGTCTATGCCTGCTCTGCGTTTGATGACGTGGTCGGGTCCGGGCATCCGAACTCAGGGCCCGGATCGGCTCCGGAGCGCACCGCGCCGACGGCTACCTGTGCGATCACACCGATCGATGCAAGCCACGTCCGGATGACCCTCACAGATATCGACTATTCGCTTGCTCAGGTTCCTACTGAGACGTCTGGTGGTAAGTCCCTTCCCGTTGATCGCATCGCTGTTGCCAGTGGCAAGTTCACTGTGAATGTCGACTCTTCGGCAAATGGCAGCGTCGCGATCACAGCGGATACCCCGACCTACACCTCCACCAATGGAGAAACTTCGGTCGACGACGAGGACAACAACGTGACCTCGAAGGCGTGGCTGAACCGCGGTCTCTGGATCTCATCGTGGAACCGGTACGCCACCGGAGCCGGAGGAAGCCCGTTCGATGACACCTATCGGGTTGCTCGGGGCACAGATGTGCGCTCGTCCACTTACTTCGATCAGGCTCTGCAGGACTACGCTCTATCGGATGCTCAGAATGTCGGACTCTGCACGATCATCGACAGCAAATACGCCGATTACCGGAATGTCTCGATCCAGAGCGCTCCCAGCGGAACTGTTCCCACTGGCAACGTCTTCAGATGGTACGTCGGGAGCACGCAGGCAGCGCTTGATCCAAGTAGCGCGAGCTACGACCCTGGTGCGATCAGTAACTGCGGCCAGCTGTCTGGCGGCTCATGGGTCTTGACAGAGCCGACTGATAAGTCGACTGTTCAGGCCGTGAATGCGTTGATGCCGTATGGCTCGGTGAAGAACAACCTCACGACGCAGATGTTCGTCGGTCAGTCAATCCACGCTGACACCCCCATCGGTATGGATGTGTGGCAATTCAGCAACTACTTCATCGGTGGAGAGGGCTGGTACCCGGCGGACTCGAACGCTGGAGTGATTACTCCTGTTGCTGATGCTCGCTACACGCACACGAACGGCTACCGGGACATTCTGCGCGTCGTTGGGGTGACACCCGATCTTCAGAAGAGTGTCGATTCCACAGTGCTTGCTTCGGGGGCGCCAGCTACGTTCACGCTCGCGTATTCCGCAAACGGCGCCTCGGCGCCTGCCACTGTCGACGATTACACGATCGTGGACAACCTTCCCGCTGGTCTTACTTACGTCGCTGGCTCCGGTTCACCAGAGCCAGTAGTCACCACCGACAGCGGGCACCAGGTCCTCACGTGGGTTCTTGACGGCGTTGCGACTAACGCTGAGCACACGATCAGCTACCAGGCAAGAGCGAATGACAGTGCGACACCTGGGCAGCGCCTCACGAATACTGCCACGGCGACCGTTCAGAGCCGTACCTCAGCTGAAGCTTCAGCTGTTGTCACAATCGCGATCGGCGGCCGCACGATTATTGGGAAGTCTGCCGACCAGGCTCTGATCCCGAACGTCGCCGGCGATGGTGTCGGTTCGGGCTCATGGACGATCACGCTGCGCTCGGAAGACCCGACCGCGCAGACCTTCACTGATGTGATCGATATTCTGCCGTACAACGGCGACAGTCGTGGTACCAGCATCACCGGTACCTATGCGGTTACAGACGTGAATGCCAGCGGTGACGCTGTGTACTACAGCACGGCCACTCCCGGAGCACTCAGCGACGACCCGGGCCACGCGAGCAATGGCGCGGCCGGAGACGCGAGCGGCAACACGGTTGGTTGGACAACAACTAAGCCGAGCGACGAGACATCCATCACTGCTGTGCGTGTTATCGGCGGAGAGCTCCTTCCCGGAGCAACCCGTTCGTTCCAGATCGTCATTCTGACTGATGATGTTAGTGGCGGCGACATTCTCGTCAACCGAGCTCAGGGTAGGGCGTCTCATACCGAGTTGGTCATGCGCACCTCGGCCCCGACCGCGGTGTCTCAGCAGTATGCGTACGATCTGAAGAAGTACGTTATGGGTACTGATGGTCTCTGGCATGATGCGGAGGACACCAACGACGCTGACTGGCCGATGCTTCGCCCGGGTGCGACAGCAGAATACAAGTTTGTTGTGACCAACACTGGTCAGGGCGATCTGGCGGACATCTCCGTAACCGACCCGCTTCTTGGGGTCGATTGGGACATTGCGAGCCTCGACGCTGGAGACTCCGTTGAGTCGGATGTTTACGAGTACGAGATAACCGATAGCACGCCGAGCCCGCTTCGAAACGAAGCATGTGCCACGGCACCGCTGCCGGGGGACTCTTCGCAGGCTGAGCTTGTTCAGCCGTGTGACGAAGCCAACATCACTATTGGCGGCTACACGGTCTCCAAAACGAGCGACCCGGTGTCGGGATCGACACTCCCGATTGGCGGTGTCATCGAGTACACAGTCGAGGTAGCCCATGTGGGTGAAGCAGATGTTCTAGCTTCGTTCGATGACGACCTCAGCGCAGTTATGGATGACGCAACGTACAACGGTGACGCGGCAGCTACTGCTGGCAATGTTGCCGTCCTCGGCGACACCCTCAGCTGGGATGGCGCTCTGACTAAGGGCGACGTTGTCAGAGTTACCTACTCAGTCACCGTGACCGGAGCAGGCGACCGTGTGCTCACGAACGTAGTTGTGCCGACGACGGATGAGGGAACCTGTGTTGCTGCTCCTGACGAGAACGCGGATTGCACCACGACGCATCGCGTCCCGCCGGAAACGCCGATATCGACTGGATTGGCCTTCACAGGGCAGAACCTCACTATCGGGGGAATAGCGGCAGGTCTACTCTTGCTGCTCGGCGTGATGCTCGTCGCGAGGCGCCCGAAGAGAGAATCGGCTCTCTAG
- a CDS encoding GyrI-like domain-containing protein, translated as MPAKIDFKKTLDAYQARHNEFRIVDVEPQQYLMVDGHGAPGEDSAYSAAIAALYPVAYTLKFASKALDRDYVVPPLEALWWAEDMDAFTTGRDKSQWDWTAMILTPEWITEQMFQDAVAAVIAKSKTPESVPVSLAKVRLNTLDEGLCVQTLHFGPYDDEAEILAQMHTEFIPEQGLRMTGKHHEIYFNDFRKVEASKLRTLLRQPVERVAEG; from the coding sequence ATGCCGGCGAAGATTGATTTCAAGAAGACACTCGACGCGTATCAGGCGCGCCACAATGAGTTCAGGATTGTGGATGTTGAGCCTCAGCAATATCTGATGGTTGACGGTCATGGCGCTCCCGGAGAAGACAGCGCCTATTCGGCCGCGATCGCCGCGCTGTACCCGGTGGCGTACACCCTGAAATTTGCGAGCAAAGCCCTCGACCGCGATTATGTCGTGCCGCCACTGGAGGCACTCTGGTGGGCCGAGGACATGGATGCATTCACCACGGGGCGCGACAAATCACAGTGGGACTGGACAGCGATGATCCTCACGCCCGAGTGGATCACTGAGCAGATGTTTCAGGATGCGGTTGCCGCGGTCATCGCCAAGAGCAAGACTCCCGAGAGCGTGCCAGTGAGTCTCGCCAAAGTGCGCCTCAACACCCTCGACGAGGGGTTGTGCGTGCAGACACTCCACTTTGGCCCCTATGACGATGAGGCCGAGATTCTGGCGCAGATGCACACCGAGTTCATTCCCGAGCAGGGGCTGCGGATGACCGGCAAGCACCACGAGATCTACTTCAACGATTTTCGCAAGGTCGAAGCATCCAAGCTGCGCACGCTGCTGCGGCAACCGGTGGAGCGGGTCGCGGAGGGCTGA
- a CDS encoding MOSC domain-containing protein: MKSFAGEDVDSAAVNPWGLEQDRRWALVDSAGTSLTARQHNQLLGLSANALSDTAVQLADRDGSSVTVDMLDGGDTIQVSHSGQGTAVAARGEVNRWLSERVGFDVRLVWQPDPTVRAIDPEDGGQPGEVVSLADGGPLLLATEPSLRQLDEWTDPEAVPLDMVRFRPNVIIDDLEPFIEESWTSVTIGDVRFRVTMICDRCVMTTIEPTTLVRGKEPIRTLAVHRQRDHKTWFGIRLTPLDPGRIHVGDRVEAEVSAASTVVG, translated from the coding sequence GTGAAGTCCTTCGCCGGCGAAGACGTAGATTCGGCTGCCGTCAATCCGTGGGGGCTGGAGCAGGATCGTCGTTGGGCGCTCGTCGATAGTGCGGGAACCAGCCTGACCGCCCGCCAACATAACCAGCTGCTTGGGCTCTCGGCCAATGCGCTGAGTGACACTGCGGTGCAGCTTGCCGATCGCGATGGCTCCAGCGTCACTGTTGACATGCTCGACGGTGGTGACACCATTCAGGTGAGTCACAGCGGCCAGGGCACAGCGGTAGCCGCCCGAGGCGAGGTAAACCGGTGGCTGAGCGAACGGGTCGGCTTTGACGTGCGGCTTGTGTGGCAACCCGACCCGACCGTGCGCGCGATTGATCCCGAAGATGGCGGGCAACCCGGAGAAGTGGTCTCCCTCGCGGATGGTGGCCCGCTCCTTCTGGCAACGGAGCCCTCGCTGCGCCAGCTCGACGAGTGGACTGATCCAGAGGCGGTGCCGCTCGACATGGTGCGGTTTCGGCCCAATGTCATCATCGACGACCTCGAGCCATTCATTGAAGAAAGCTGGACGAGCGTGACCATCGGCGATGTGCGGTTTCGCGTCACCATGATCTGCGACCGCTGTGTGATGACCACGATCGAGCCCACCACCCTCGTACGCGGTAAGGAACCGATTCGAACCCTGGCGGTGCATCGGCAACGGGATCACAAGACCTGGTTTGGCATCCGGCTCACCCCGCTAGACCCGGGCCGCATCCACGTGGGTGATCGCGTCGAGGCCGAGGTTAGCGCCGCATCGACCGTCGTAGGCTAA